In a genomic window of Carettochelys insculpta isolate YL-2023 chromosome 19, ASM3395843v1, whole genome shotgun sequence:
- the PRKRIP1 gene encoding PRKR-interacting protein 1 — MAAPSAPRPSRPRKEPQPLVIPRSAAEEQRLRLERLMKNPDKTVPIPEKLNEWAPRPPPEFVRDVMGSSAGAGSGEFHVYRHLRRREYQRQDFMDAMAEKQKLDEEYQKKLEENKMVAEEQTAKRRRKRQKLKEKKLLAKKSKLEQKKQQEESDHSQEQQTSEEDDEDTKEEEEKEDDAEESSFVMRR; from the exons ATGGCGGCGCCCTCGGCCCCGCGGCCGTCCCGGCCCCGCAAGGAGCCGCAGCCGCTGGTCATCCCCCGGAGCGCGGCcgaggagcagcggctgcggcTGGAGCGGCTCATGAAGAACCCG GATAAGACTGTTCCAATTCCCGAAAAACTAAATGAGTGGGCACCGCGCCCTCCCCCGGAATTTGTCAGAGATGTTATGG GTTCCAGTGCTGGAGCTGGCAGTGGAGAATTCCATGTATACCGGCATCTTCGTCGGCGAGAGTACCAGCGGCAGGATTTCATGGATGCCATGGCTGAGAAG CAAAAACTGGATGAGGAATACCAGAAGAAACTGGAGGAGAATAAGATGGTTGCAGAGGAGCAAACAGCAAAACGCAGAAGGAAGCG CCAGAAGTTAAAAGAGAAGAAACTGCTGGCTAAGAAAAGCAAACTCGAGCAAAAGAAGCAGCAGGAAG AGTCTGACCATTCTCAAGAACAACAGACCAGTGAGGAAGATGATGAAGACactaaggaggaggaagagaaggaggatgaTGCAGAAGAGTCCAGCTTTGTGATGAGAAGATGA